Proteins encoded in a region of the Drosophila busckii strain San Diego stock center, stock number 13000-0081.31 chromosome 2L, ASM1175060v1, whole genome shotgun sequence genome:
- the LOC108597078 gene encoding inositol-trisphosphate 3-kinase homolog isoform X2 produces MARSHEKLRFSCIDNIRIKQIWKLIALDTAPSSNKVEQPKGHSNNSHNNNNNNNNNNNNENALELSAPATPLLLQQQKPTQPKPLGWMQLSGHPESIVPTTTGIVRKRIQCSEDSEVLAYQLISQEPQTSQIVPAYFGLRELHAQHYIELQDLLAGFKDPCVMDIKLGSRTFLESEVSNQTLRPDLYQKMIAVDASAPTPAEHEAQAITKLRYMLFRESLSSSHTKGFRIEALRLRGRTPVKDLKTCRSNEQISNTIEQFLATRRSVQKELLKRLKHMRLVIEQSPFFNRHEIIGSSIFIVYDDQRVGAWLIDFAKSRQLPAQLSINHRSPWTPGNREEGLLRGMDELIHSFEEVYARSSSHRGCLKI; encoded by the exons ATGGCCAGATCGCATGAGAAATTGCGTTTCTCGTGCATCGACAATATtcgaattaaacaaatatggaAACTAATTGCATTGGATACggcgcccagcagcaacaaagtggAGCAGCCAAAAggccacagcaacaatagccacaacaacaacaacaacaacaacaacaacaataacaatgag AACGCGCTGGAGCTGAGTGCGCCTGCCAcaccgctgctgttgcaacaacagaaacCAACGCAACCCAAGCCACTCGGCTGGATGCAGCTCTCAGGGCATCCCGAAAG cATTGTGCCCACCACAACGGGAATTGTGCGCAAGCGCATCCAGTGCAGCGAGGACAGCGAGGTGCTTGCCTATCAGCTCATCTCTCAGGAGCCGCAGACTTCACAAATTGTGCCCGCCTACTTTGGACTGCGTGAGCTGCATGCTCAGCACTATATTGAGCTGCAGGATCTCTTGGCTGGCTTCAAGGATCCCTGCGTCATGGACATTAAGCTCGGCTCACGCACCTTTCTCGAGTCCGAGGTCAGCAATCAGACGCTGCGTCCTGATCTCTATCAGAAAATGATTGCTGTCGATGCTAGCGCGCCCACTCCCGCGGAACACGAAGCTCAGGCTATTACCAAGCTGCGCTATATGCTCTTCCGTGAGTCGCTCTCCTCGTCACACACCAAGGGCTTTCGCATTGAGGCGCTGCGTCTGCGTGGACGCACACCAGTTAAGGATTTGAAGACTTGCCGCAGCAACGAACAAATATCGAACACCATTGAACAGTTCCTCGCCACACGCCGGTCCGTGCAGAAGGAACTGCTGAAGCGTCTGAAGCACATGCGTCTGGTTATTGAGCAGTCGCCGTTCTTCAATCGCCATGAGATCATTGGCTCCAGCATTTTCATAGTCTATGACGATCAGCGCGTGGGCGCCTGGCTCATTGACTTTGCCAAGTCGCGCCAGCTGCCTGCCCAGCTCAGCATCAATCATCGCAGCCCCTGGACGCCGGGCAATCGCGAGGAGGGTCTGCTGCGCGGCATGGATGAGCTGATACACTCCTTTGAGGAGGTCTAtgcacgcagcagcagccatcgCGGCTGCCTTAAGATCTAA
- the LOC108597078 gene encoding inositol-trisphosphate 3-kinase homolog isoform X1 translates to MARSHEKLRFSCIDNIRIKQIWKLIALDTAPSSNKVEQPKGHSNNSHNNNNNNNNNNNNERLSLTYENCTNLAEYLSLQRALHAQTQSELQSEQQQQQHQQQQQQQMSLLKFLAINALELSAPATPLLLQQQKPTQPKPLGWMQLSGHPESIVPTTTGIVRKRIQCSEDSEVLAYQLISQEPQTSQIVPAYFGLRELHAQHYIELQDLLAGFKDPCVMDIKLGSRTFLESEVSNQTLRPDLYQKMIAVDASAPTPAEHEAQAITKLRYMLFRESLSSSHTKGFRIEALRLRGRTPVKDLKTCRSNEQISNTIEQFLATRRSVQKELLKRLKHMRLVIEQSPFFNRHEIIGSSIFIVYDDQRVGAWLIDFAKSRQLPAQLSINHRSPWTPGNREEGLLRGMDELIHSFEEVYARSSSHRGCLKI, encoded by the exons ATGGCCAGATCGCATGAGAAATTGCGTTTCTCGTGCATCGACAATATtcgaattaaacaaatatggaAACTAATTGCATTGGATACggcgcccagcagcaacaaagtggAGCAGCCAAAAggccacagcaacaatagccacaacaacaacaacaacaacaacaacaacaataacaatgag CGCCTATCCCTAACATACGAGAACTGCACTAACTTGGCCGAATATTTAAGTCTGCAAAGAGCGCTTCATGCACAAACCCAGTCCGAGTTACAGtccgaacagcagcagcagcagcatcaacagcagcaacagcaacaaatgtcgCTGCTCAAGTTCTTGGCCATT AACGCGCTGGAGCTGAGTGCGCCTGCCAcaccgctgctgttgcaacaacagaaacCAACGCAACCCAAGCCACTCGGCTGGATGCAGCTCTCAGGGCATCCCGAAAG cATTGTGCCCACCACAACGGGAATTGTGCGCAAGCGCATCCAGTGCAGCGAGGACAGCGAGGTGCTTGCCTATCAGCTCATCTCTCAGGAGCCGCAGACTTCACAAATTGTGCCCGCCTACTTTGGACTGCGTGAGCTGCATGCTCAGCACTATATTGAGCTGCAGGATCTCTTGGCTGGCTTCAAGGATCCCTGCGTCATGGACATTAAGCTCGGCTCACGCACCTTTCTCGAGTCCGAGGTCAGCAATCAGACGCTGCGTCCTGATCTCTATCAGAAAATGATTGCTGTCGATGCTAGCGCGCCCACTCCCGCGGAACACGAAGCTCAGGCTATTACCAAGCTGCGCTATATGCTCTTCCGTGAGTCGCTCTCCTCGTCACACACCAAGGGCTTTCGCATTGAGGCGCTGCGTCTGCGTGGACGCACACCAGTTAAGGATTTGAAGACTTGCCGCAGCAACGAACAAATATCGAACACCATTGAACAGTTCCTCGCCACACGCCGGTCCGTGCAGAAGGAACTGCTGAAGCGTCTGAAGCACATGCGTCTGGTTATTGAGCAGTCGCCGTTCTTCAATCGCCATGAGATCATTGGCTCCAGCATTTTCATAGTCTATGACGATCAGCGCGTGGGCGCCTGGCTCATTGACTTTGCCAAGTCGCGCCAGCTGCCTGCCCAGCTCAGCATCAATCATCGCAGCCCCTGGACGCCGGGCAATCGCGAGGAGGGTCTGCTGCGCGGCATGGATGAGCTGATACACTCCTTTGAGGAGGTCTAtgcacgcagcagcagccatcgCGGCTGCCTTAAGATCTAA
- the LOC108597078 gene encoding inositol-trisphosphate 3-kinase homolog isoform X3 — MSLLKFLAINALELSAPATPLLLQQQKPTQPKPLGWMQLSGHPESIVPTTTGIVRKRIQCSEDSEVLAYQLISQEPQTSQIVPAYFGLRELHAQHYIELQDLLAGFKDPCVMDIKLGSRTFLESEVSNQTLRPDLYQKMIAVDASAPTPAEHEAQAITKLRYMLFRESLSSSHTKGFRIEALRLRGRTPVKDLKTCRSNEQISNTIEQFLATRRSVQKELLKRLKHMRLVIEQSPFFNRHEIIGSSIFIVYDDQRVGAWLIDFAKSRQLPAQLSINHRSPWTPGNREEGLLRGMDELIHSFEEVYARSSSHRGCLKI, encoded by the exons atgtcgCTGCTCAAGTTCTTGGCCATT AACGCGCTGGAGCTGAGTGCGCCTGCCAcaccgctgctgttgcaacaacagaaacCAACGCAACCCAAGCCACTCGGCTGGATGCAGCTCTCAGGGCATCCCGAAAG cATTGTGCCCACCACAACGGGAATTGTGCGCAAGCGCATCCAGTGCAGCGAGGACAGCGAGGTGCTTGCCTATCAGCTCATCTCTCAGGAGCCGCAGACTTCACAAATTGTGCCCGCCTACTTTGGACTGCGTGAGCTGCATGCTCAGCACTATATTGAGCTGCAGGATCTCTTGGCTGGCTTCAAGGATCCCTGCGTCATGGACATTAAGCTCGGCTCACGCACCTTTCTCGAGTCCGAGGTCAGCAATCAGACGCTGCGTCCTGATCTCTATCAGAAAATGATTGCTGTCGATGCTAGCGCGCCCACTCCCGCGGAACACGAAGCTCAGGCTATTACCAAGCTGCGCTATATGCTCTTCCGTGAGTCGCTCTCCTCGTCACACACCAAGGGCTTTCGCATTGAGGCGCTGCGTCTGCGTGGACGCACACCAGTTAAGGATTTGAAGACTTGCCGCAGCAACGAACAAATATCGAACACCATTGAACAGTTCCTCGCCACACGCCGGTCCGTGCAGAAGGAACTGCTGAAGCGTCTGAAGCACATGCGTCTGGTTATTGAGCAGTCGCCGTTCTTCAATCGCCATGAGATCATTGGCTCCAGCATTTTCATAGTCTATGACGATCAGCGCGTGGGCGCCTGGCTCATTGACTTTGCCAAGTCGCGCCAGCTGCCTGCCCAGCTCAGCATCAATCATCGCAGCCCCTGGACGCCGGGCAATCGCGAGGAGGGTCTGCTGCGCGGCATGGATGAGCTGATACACTCCTTTGAGGAGGTCTAtgcacgcagcagcagccatcgCGGCTGCCTTAAGATCTAA